Genomic DNA from Halobaculum sp. CBA1158:
CCGTCGAGGGCGGGGTCCTCGACGACGACGCCCGGGTTCGACGGCTCCTGGTACAGCGGGACGTTGTGCTCCTTGCACGCCTCGATGACGCGAGTGGCCTTCTCGGAGGTCACGTCGAGCGTGCCGCCGATCTCGATGGCGTCCGTGCCGGTCCTGCAGGCGTCGGCGAACGTCTCGTCGGCGTGAAGCTCCTTGTCGGGGTCGATCTTCAGGACGTGATCCCACTCCGCCCAGGGCGCGCTCATGTTGGTGTGGATGGTGAGAGGAGGGCTAAAAAGGGCGCGGATGGGCGTGATATAATTCGCGAGTCAGATGATCCCAAAGAGATCGCAGCGTTGGAGTCGTGCTCGGCGGCGATCAAGTGGATCCTCGTGTCGTGTTTCGGCTACCAGGGCTTCTCGAACGCGAAGTACGGCCGCATCGAGTGCCACGAAGCAATCAACGCCTTTGCCCGGGAGATTCTGATCGATGCGAAAGCTGCACTAGAAGCCGGCGGGTGGCGTGTGCTGCACGGGATCGTCGATTCGATCTGGGTGACGCCCGCGCCTGATGTTGGTGAAACCGAGAGACGGCCGCTCGAAGCGATCGCGCAGGAGGTGAGTACGGAGGTGGGCATCGAGTTGGAGTACGAGGGTGCCTTCGAGTGGGTCGCTTTCTGTCCGCGTCGCGGTGGCGATGGTGGGGCGCTCACGCGGTACTTCGGGCGGCGTCGTGGCGAGTCGTATCCAGAGGAGGGTGTGGGTGAGGCGGTGAAGGCCCGGGGGATCGAGTGCCGCCAGGACGATACCTCGACGTGGATCAGTCGGTTGCAGGCGGCGTTGATCCGGACGTTGGACCGGACGCACGACGTGGAGGCCGTCGTCGGGGAACTGCGGCGGTGGCTCAGGCGGCTAGAGGATGGGGACGTTGACCTGTCGGAGTTGCTGGTGACCCAGCGGGTGTCGAAGCGCGCCCAGCAGTATCGGGATGAGACCGTGACGGTGGCGGCGTTGAAGCGTGCGAAATGGAAGGACTGTGCGCTCGAACCCGGACAGCGCGTCGAGTATCTGGTGGTGGATGATGACGCGACGGGGCTGGGGCGGGTGCGACTTGGGTATGAGTCGTTGGGGCGGTACGATGTGGAGTGGTATCGCCGTGAGGCGATTCGGGCCGCCGAGAGTGTGGTCTCGCCACTTGGGTGGGATCGCAAGCGGATTCAGCGGGTGGTGTCGGGCGTTGTGGAGCCGTCGCTGGGGGAGTTTGGGTAAGTACGGTGTTGCGTGCTAATTTAGATATTGTCCGGTGGCTCTATTCGTCGTCTTCTAGGAACTGGATTGCTGCACCAACACCGTGGGCAGAAATTACGTAGCCACCACGTTCGTCATCTGACTCAACGAACGAGAGTTTACTGGCGTAGTTTTGAACCGCACTCTTGCTGGACTCGAGCGACTCTGCGTACTCAGATGCATTCGCTCCTTCTTCGTCTTCCCCGAGCTCATCTAGTGAAGTAGCTGCCCGCCTGTAGAGCAGTTGAGCGACAAACCGCTCCTTATTCGAGAGATCGCGGTACCGATCAAGAAACACGGGCTCGCCCGATTCCTCGTCGATTCCTATGATTCCTGAGAGAGCATCGAACAGTCGCTCCCGGTCGAAGTCGCCACGGTTCATGTACAGGCCCTCTAACGGATCCGCGTCATCAGCCATGCCGAAGTGTCGGAAGGATTGTCTAATCAGTTTACCGGTGGCTACAGTTCAAGCAGTTCCTCTTGGACGTATTCCTCTCCCGTGAGGGTGAGATGATACGCATCTTTGCCCTCTCGTTCATCGACCTTCTCAAGCCGACCGTTGCCGGCCTGATTCGAGAGGTCGCGAGAGACATTCGCCCCTAATCCGATTTTAGCATCCTGTGCCCGCTCCTCGACTTCGGTGGAGGTGAAGTCATCCAAATCTTCGTGGTATTCGAGATACCACCCAACGATGAGTGCTCGCTCCTGCTTCGTCGGGTTGTCACTCTCCTTGTAGAATTCCGTAAGGGACCGTGTCTTTGTGCGGCTGGCTGTCGAGCCACCCGTCTCATTTTTCGATTTTCCACCAGTATCCTGAGAGACGGAGCCAGCGCCGTCTGCAGCGGCTTGAACAGCTTCCGTGTCCACATCGCTCAAATAATCTTCACGAAGCCCTTCAAACCACGTCTCGGCTTCGTCAACGGGGCCCTCTACGTCGACTGTGACATCACCGATGCTGACGTGCAGGCGCAGACTCTCGGAATCAGAATCGTCGGCCATGAATAGAACCAGATAGCGCCAGTACTTGTTTGTTACCGAATTAGCATCATACAGTTACACGTCGTCCCATACGGTCTTCGTCACATCCACCCCCTTCTCAGCGAGGTATTGCGTACTCTCCCGGCCCCAGTCCTCCTCGCCCGACCCCTTCGTGAGAAGGATATAAACAGAAGCATCTCCCAGCGGCCGCATGGTCCGTCCTGCTCGCTGTCCGGTCTGAGACCGCGACGATCCCATCGTCGACGCGAGGATTGCTACCTCGGCGTCCGGGAGGTCAATCCCTTCGTCACCAACTCTGGAGATGATGAGCGCTTCAAGATCGCCAGCCCGGAATGCATCATAGATGTCCTCGCGATCGCTGTGGTCAGTCTCACCGTAGACAAACGGTAGTCCAAGATCATCTGCGAGATCCTTCCCCTGCTTGATCCAGTCGACGAATATCAGTGTCTTTTGACCTTCGTGCTCCTGGAGAAGCGACCGGATCACCTCGTGCTTCTTCGGATTACGCGCCGCCTCGATCTGCTGTTTGCTTCCTGACGCACGTTGATACCGGTCACGGGACTGCTTACTGTCCCACGGAACCGGGATCAGCTCGACATCGGGCTTCTCAACCCATCCCTCTGCGAACAACGAACCCCAATCGGTCCCGATCGGCGGTCCAATGAGCGTGTAGATCTCCTTCGAATCTTGGGCCTCTCTCACCGGAGTAGCAGACAGACCGAGTCGTGCCTTTGACTGAATCTCTCGGAAACGCTTCCACGTTGAGGCAGCTGAGTGGTGGCACTCGTCAGCGATCACAAGCCCCCAATCCCGCTCGTTGAACAGTTCGCGGTGGCGGCTCATCGACGCTGTATCGTATGTTGCAATCGTTACAGGCCGGATCTGCTTCGTGCCACCGTGATACTGTCCAATCTGTCTGGAAGAGAGCGTGGTTTTTTCGGTGAGTTCGTCTTTCCACTGCTGGGCAAGTTCTCGGTTCGGAACGATGATGAGTGTCTCCCCACCGATAGCCTCCATCGCGCCGATTGCTGCGATGGTCTTTCCACTCCCAGATGGACCTACGAACACCCCACTACGCCGAATCGAGAACTGCTCGACCCAATCCTGCTGGTAGTCTCGAAGTTGAATGTCGCTAGAGAGTTCGATGTCGAGCTTGGACCCCTCTTCGAGCCGCCGTTCATCAGTTACTGGATATCCTGCATCGTACAGTTCCTCTTTGACCGCTGCAGCACTCCCGTTAGTCACACGAAGTTGCGTGTCCGAAATGAACTTGCTGTAGTGATCCCCGTACTCTAACTTCCGCTTGGCGACGTTTTCGAAGACATCTGAGTCCGCGGCCTCGAGGACAACGTGGCCGTCAGGGTGGGTGAACAAACGGAACTGGTGGGCGCGGTCCCAGTCGTCCCTGATCCGACTCTCGAACCCGCCATCCCACTTGTCCTGTCCAATGAGATCGAGGAGATCTCGCCGTAGCTTGTCGAACGAATCATACGGCGCATTCCAGATGTCCACTTGACCGATCTTGTAGAGGTAGCCATCTCCAGTCGAGTCGATCAGGTGAGCTGTCTGAGCGAGCGTCCGTTGGCTCTGGTCGGTCGGCGAAGCGATAACGACCTCACGGCGACTCGGGAAGAAGAGGACTCGCTCGTCATCTTCATCCGGGATTTGACTCGTAGCAGAGTCACGATCCTGTGGTTCAGTACCTGTTTCATTGTCGGCGGTATCGGGTTCATTTTTTTGGCTGTCTGATGTGGGCTCGGAGCGGTGCGTTACATAGCGTGGGTCATACCAGACCTTTGCTCGAGCGCCGATCTTTTGGGATTCGAGCGCACCGTCGTCGACGAGCTCGTAGAACTTCTGCCTGGCAGTTTCTCTTGAACAACCAACTACCTCGGCAATATCGCTGGTCGTAACGAATGGTTGGTTATCGTGTAGCTCCTCGATCGCATCTATAATTTCTTCGAGAGGATACAGTTCATTGCTGGGCATTGATATTCCTCATAGGCTTCTCGTTGTGTGGTTTTGTTACGTGCAAAGCGCATATGTCTTTTGGTTGAATTCTTAGAGATGGGGAGTTAGACGGGGATTCTGCCCCGCTCAAGAAGTCAATCTAATCGGAAATAGCAATCATAAATGTTTCAATGAGCGTGTCAGTTGTATTCGTTAATGAGTTTAGAGAAGGTCGAGGAAGAACTCCTCGAGGGTGGCCTCCACGAGGAGTCCGTAGATCGGTTGCTGGATCACTACCAGGCGATGCAAGGGCGAATCAAAGAGGGAGAATACGACGAAGCGGGGACTCACATCGGAAACTTCTGTGAGAACATGGTGAACATCCTTCGTGATGCGATGGGGGAGTCGGTCGAATCGCGGCCGGACCTCGGTACCTTTGTCGACCATTGCCTTGCAGGTAATATTGGTACTGAAGAGCCGGACAGCATCCGGCTGCAGGTTGCTCGAGTTCTCCGAGCGGCCTATGATATCCGGAACACTCGTGACTCGGTCCACGTGAATCTCCAAGTCCCAGTCAACCACGCTGACACACAGGCTGGTATTGCGATGTGTTCCTGGATGTTAGCCGAAGTCCTGCGAGTCTACGGAGATGGCGATGAGGCCGACGACATGAAAGAGATCGGTGAACTGATCGAAGAACTCTCTGAGCCTGTTACTGAGGGTAATCCTCTCCAGACGCTTGAGGCATCACAGGATGACCTCAACCGCCAAGCTCTCGCCGATGCACTAGATGGCCTCGTGAAAATCAACGGCGGAGAGATCCATCCGAGCCGGGGATTTGGCGAGTTGACAACAAATGAGAAAGTGATTGTACTTCTGCTTGCTCAGCGTGCGGCCGCAGACCTTGGAGCTACTGAGCAAGAAGGGTTGACTGCAAACTGGATCTCGTCGGGCGAGCGCGCAGATGTTACATCAACGAGAGTTCGCCAAATCTTCAACGAATACGGCTTCATCTATAACGGGGACGACAACGGGGAATATCACGTCCCTGGCTTCAGAGTCGAAGAAGCGTTGGCCTGCCTCGAAGCAGAGTAGTTGCGTGTGATCGCGATACGCGATTAGCCGTAGTTATTCGTCAGAGTCGTCGCTAAGGTATTCGATCGCGAGACCGACCGAATGGCTTGGAATATAGTATCCGCCGTGTTCATCGTCGTTAGCGACGAAGTCCAGACTTCCGTAGTTCTGAATCGTGCTCGAACTTGGATCCATTCGTTCAGCGAGATCACCACTTGAGGCCCCGATTTCTTCTTCCTCGATGATGGCGAGAGCGACGGCAGCTCGACGCGCCAAGAGGCGGGCTACGAACTTTGATTTATTATCCAATTCGTGGTACCCGGTCTGAGGAACGAGTTCGCCACTATCACCATCGACACCCAGGACACCGTCGATCGCATTGGCGAGCTGCTCGCGGTTGACCGCTTCCTTGTCAACGACGACCCGCTGGAGTGGGTCCTCTTCGCTATCGCTCATCTTGCACCGACCGAAGAACACATTGTATGTAATTCTATTGGAATTTTGAGTTGGTTTTATTCAGAAAGTCATCTGTTCGCCTTCTGAGTCCTCTGGCTCGCGGATATCCTCGACAAGTGCCTCAATATGCCTGTACGCGTCTTCCTTACCTGGACCACGGATTTCTGTCGTTGCGCCAGTTCCGGACCCTTTCCGGTTGAGATAAACAGCCACATTGTCAGCTTGGCCGATATTTTTCCAATTATCTTTGTCAAGACCTGATGCGCCAAGACCATCCACGAGATTTGTCGTTCGAACCTCGGAGACACCGTGGATATCCTGTAGAATTGTAAGTAAAATAATCGAGCCGTGCAACAAACGATCTTGGATCGACTCACCCAGAAGGTCTGTATTTCCAAGGATCTCAGGGAATTCTTCGATTTCGTCTCCTTCAACGCTTCCCGTCTTGAGCACTCGGAGAAGTTCTGATTTGGTGGCATCGACACCATCAAGAAGGGAACCTCCAGGATGGGATTCAGTAGATCCTGCTCCGTTCTCCACAGCGGCATCCCCATTCGAATTCCCGGCCTGTTCACGGGGCCCCAACCGGTTCGAAGTCTCCTGCATTTGATAGCCGGTCAGGTCGTACTCGTCAACGAACTCAGCGAGTTCCTCAAGAACCTCGATGTACGACTCTTCTTCAGTTGCAGATATCTTGGCATCGACCGGGCCGTCTCGAAAGGTGATATCGATCTCCATGAAAGCCGTACTGATACCATCGATATGAATTTTCGCTATAATAAGAGAGAGTCTTCGGAGATTTTGTAGGTGAGACCTGAGGGCAAACAACTATGACATGATGATTCTAGCGGTGATTTGAATGGAAATACACCTCTCACTACAAGTTGGGCCACTACAAGCAGAGATCACAGCCGATAGCGAAGAGGACTATGAGAGCGAACTGGTCCAGCTGATGGACTTCATTCAAAGTCGTGAAGAGCAGTTGTCGACGATCAGCCAGATGAGTACAGAACCGGCGACAGAAAGTGGTCCGGTGGGTTCTGGACGGCTCGATGACAAGCAGAATGGGGATACGGGATCTGAACAGGAGTGGAGTGAAGAACCAAGTTCAACAGACTACTCCGGACCATTATCAGGCTTGCTTCGGAAGGTGGACACATCCTTCCAAGACGTAAGTGGAGTCATAGACGTTGACCCTGAACTCGAAGAGCCACCTCTGGTCCTCGCCGATGCAGAGCAACTTGGAGAAACTGTGAAAGACAAGCAGCTTACCGGCTCACTTCTGCTGCTCTGTGCATGGAACGAGTGCTATGATGAGTCACCAGTAATGGTCTCCGACCTCAAGGACGCTCTCGAGCACTCTGGAGTCAGCTCGAACAACCTCTACAAGATGTACGACCACGATGTAGCGAATCAAACCCTCCGAAGAAGTGGTGACGGCAGGGGAACCGAGATCCGTCTAACCCGCGTTGGCGAGAGAGAGGCATTAGAGCGAATAGAGCAACTTACAGAATAACCTCGAGGACGCGGCACACCTGTACTTGCTCTTCGAGGAAACGCTTAGGCGCGACCGGCTCGAAATGTGGGTCGAACGGCTCGGCGTCGAGGACAGCTATGAACGACTCAGATCGATTTGAGCGGCTTGCCGAGAAGCACGCGCAGAATCGGCACGCTCGCCTCGAAGGCGTCAAGCGGTGGGTCGAGTACATTCAGACGCATCCGCCCGAGGAGTGGGGGCCCCAGCAGAATGCGGTCGTAAACGAGCAGCTTCGTAGCGCACGGGAAACCGGGCTGTCGGCCGAACACGAGAAGCGCGTGCGTGCGTTCGCAGAGGAGAACGGTTCCGACTGAACGCCCTCGGGAACACGCCTGTACCGTGGAATCCCGCACCGGGATGGGGGATTAGGACTGATACCTTCGCCGACAACAGTCCTTCACGTGGGGTGCACGGGACACACGATCGTTTGATCTCTCACATCAAACGCGGGTATGGCCGTCGACACCAGCGAGAGCGTGCGCGAGGCGGCCCGACTCGTCGACTGCGGCATCTCCGACGTTCACTCGGACCTGAAGCACCTGGAAGTTCTGGGCGTTCTCGACCTGGATGAGGAGGAGGCCCCCGGCGGCACAATAAAGCCGGTCGTTCCGTTCGACCGCATCGAGATGCACATCGACTACCCGCTGCTCGGCGACGGCGACCCGGGCGACGCGCCGGCGAGCGCCTGAGCGTCGACTGACGCCCGATCGACGAGGAAGCGACCCGGCGGCGACACGGTACATCCGACGCCGAGGACCCGTCGAACGACGACCGACATCGTCGACGAGAAGCAACACAGCGCCGGATGTGCGACTATCTCGGGGACCGGAATTCGGGTCGATGAACGTCGCCTGCGCGTACGTCCACGACACACGGGGAGCTTTGCGTGTCGGTCGACCGAATCCGCCGAACCCAACTGGTAACCGTCCCGCACTCGTCGTAGACGACGTGGGATTCTTAGACTCCTTCGGCGCGTTAGTCAGTAGTGTGATCGCAT
This window encodes:
- a CDS encoding DNA polymerase domain-containing protein, with the translated sequence MDGERRAKKGADGRDIIRESDDPKEIAALESCSAAIKWILVSCFGYQGFSNAKYGRIECHEAINAFAREILIDAKAALEAGGWRVLHGIVDSIWVTPAPDVGETERRPLEAIAQEVSTEVGIELEYEGAFEWVAFCPRRGGDGGALTRYFGRRRGESYPEEGVGEAVKARGIECRQDDTSTWISRLQAALIRTLDRTHDVEAVVGELRRWLRRLEDGDVDLSELLVTQRVSKRAQQYRDETVTVAALKRAKWKDCALEPGQRVEYLVVDDDATGLGRVRLGYESLGRYDVEWYRREAIRAAESVVSPLGWDRKRIQRVVSGVVEPSLGEFG
- a CDS encoding DEAD/DEAH box helicase, whose product is MPSNELYPLEEIIDAIEELHDNQPFVTTSDIAEVVGCSRETARQKFYELVDDGALESQKIGARAKVWYDPRYVTHRSEPTSDSQKNEPDTADNETGTEPQDRDSATSQIPDEDDERVLFFPSRREVVIASPTDQSQRTLAQTAHLIDSTGDGYLYKIGQVDIWNAPYDSFDKLRRDLLDLIGQDKWDGGFESRIRDDWDRAHQFRLFTHPDGHVVLEAADSDVFENVAKRKLEYGDHYSKFISDTQLRVTNGSAAAVKEELYDAGYPVTDERRLEEGSKLDIELSSDIQLRDYQQDWVEQFSIRRSGVFVGPSGSGKTIAAIGAMEAIGGETLIIVPNRELAQQWKDELTEKTTLSSRQIGQYHGGTKQIRPVTIATYDTASMSRHRELFNERDWGLVIADECHHSAASTWKRFREIQSKARLGLSATPVREAQDSKEIYTLIGPPIGTDWGSLFAEGWVEKPDVELIPVPWDSKQSRDRYQRASGSKQQIEAARNPKKHEVIRSLLQEHEGQKTLIFVDWIKQGKDLADDLGLPFVYGETDHSDREDIYDAFRAGDLEALIISRVGDEGIDLPDAEVAILASTMGSSRSQTGQRAGRTMRPLGDASVYILLTKGSGEEDWGRESTQYLAEKGVDVTKTVWDDV